The Raphanus sativus cultivar WK10039 chromosome 6, ASM80110v3, whole genome shotgun sequence sequence ACTTGTTTAAGACTTTTTGgcttaatttttctaaaatgaaaatttttatttaacacatgttatatctaaatatataattgctaTGTGTCGTGATCTTGAAAACTTTGAAGAagcaagctttatataatatgtttataagaaaaaaatatttttaaaatattttaatctgtaattattttaaatatgtttacaaaattttatgtatcttataattattttaaacccacgtttaaaaagatattattaaataattatttatatggaaacatttatttcttaacatttttttatttaagactttttgaaaaaagaaagctaacttttaaaattcttttggtttatttttttttaaaagaaaattgttatttaacacatgtcacaattctaaatatataattgccatgtgtcgcgatcttgttaattagtaactttgaagaactaaactttatataataagataacaCACAACCCACCTTTCTTATTCTCCTATAACCTAACATATTCTACATGACacaaataaaggaaaattactaaAAGAACCTTAATGAAGAATGATTTACACCATTGGATTAAAATAACTGCAGCCACACAATCTCTTTCCCTTCCCTCCTCTTTGCGGGACccactcttcttcttcccctCTTCAATTCACGTAACCAATTCTTCCTCTCCTCTTCAATTCATGTACCAACCAATCTATCTTTCATAACTTGGGTCGTTGAGAGATTGAACGAAGAACAAAAAAGAGCAGCATAAACATCCACAACAAATCGTGTATCTTCCTCCCTAGATGAACTTGGgtaattctctctctctctctctctctctctctctctctctctctctctctctctctctctctctctctctctctctctctctctctcttctctctctctcttctctctctctctctctctctctctctctctctctctctctctctcttctctctctcctctctctctctctctctctctctctctctctctctctctctctcccctctctctctctctctctctctctcctctctctctctctccctctctctctctctctccctctctctctctctctctctccctctctctccctctctctctctctctccctctctctcgctccctctctctccctctcttctctctctctcctctctctctctctctccccctccctctctctctctctctctctctctctctctctctctctctctctctctctctctctctctctctctctctctctctctctctctctctctctctctctctctctctctctctctctctctctctctctctctctctctctctctctcaaattagATTTGGCTGAATCATGTTTGAACCAAAGACATTACAGTGGTTGAATCATGTTTACTGTGATGGTTCATATGAAACATACGACTAGTTAAACTAGTACAACTATTAGTAACTTGCACCAATATTTATACTGGTATAACTAGTGTTAATGTGATAATTCACAGGAAACATACAAATAATTAAACTGGTACAATTATTAGCAACTTGTACAATATGTATATTGGTACAACTAGTGTTACTCTGATGGTTGATACGAAACGTACAACTCGTAGAACTAATACATCTATTAGTAACATATACAATAGGTCTACCAGTGGAACTAGTATGACAACTTAAAATAGTATTATTGGTATACTAGTATAATTGTAATATCAAGTGtaacatgaaaacaaatataagtgGTACAACTAGTACAAATGTCATCACTGCTATGTGTATAACTAGAATAACCGGTACAACTACTAagtggtgatgttgtttatcaTACTTTTCAGGTAACTATGGATAACAACAGACGTGTGGTGATATATTTTGATCAAGGGGTAGTTATTCAGATGTGGGAGATGAAGTTCGATGGAAACGGAAAGACCGACATATTTCTACTTAGTGTTTACGATGAGAAGTGATGAGGAGGTGACTTACTCTCACTTGGTTGATAGAATATGCAGGAAACTGAAGATCATGTAGCTTCGACCAGGATTCAGCTGAGTTACTTTCCATTTGGAATGGATGATAAGAGGCAATGTTACATCTTCGATGATGAAgatgttttaacatttttgttgGAAGTCGAAAAAAATCAGGGGCGTATTGTCTTGCACGTCGAGTTCACAGAATCTGGTTTAGAAAATCAGACTAACGAGATGTTTTCTAGGGATCAGAAAATTCTTAGTGATGCAAGAGCTAATGATGATATGGTCGGTCTTAAGGAGTTGACGATTATTCCTCATATTCGAGAGGATGAGAATGAGAAAGCGATGAAGTGGGTACTGAAAGAGATTATATGGAGAATTTAGCATTGTTACACCATCTGAAGCACCAGCTGAAGCACCAGTTGAGGCACCAGTTGAAGCACCAGTTGTACATTTGGAGTGGGATGACGGTGTTGACATGGCTCTGCACCAAGAATTTGAAACTAAGCATGAAGTGAGAGACTTAGTGGACAAATCTGTGCATAAGAATTGTTTTGAGGTTGATATAGTGAAGTCGACGCCTCAGCTTTACTTATTAAAATGTCGTGGAGTTGGTTGCAAATGGTATTTACGAGCGGCAAAGCTGAAAAACTCGGATTTTTTCAGTATTAGGACGTATCAGAAGATGCATACTTGCGCTAGGATAACTGCAAGTACAACCAAGAAGGGGAAAAGAGGCACACCAAGTTTGGTCGCATCTGTGCTGCAAGATGATTATCCAGGAAAGTACAAGACTCCAGCACCAAAGGATCTCATAGATTTGGTTGAGAACAAACTGGGTGTTAGGGTTTCGTATCCTACGGCTTGGAGAGGAAAATACAAAGCTATGAATGATCTGCATGGTAATCCAACTGAGAGTTTTGCTAGACTGCCGTCTTACTTGTACATGTTGGAAAGGTTGAATCCTGATATTGTTACCCGCTTAGCAGTGGATGAGAAGAACCAGTTTAAGTATGTGTTCTTCGCGCTCGGAGCTTGCATTGAAGGGCTTAAGTCCATGCGGAAAGTGATAATTATGGATGGAACTTATCTGAAGGGTGTGTATAAAGGAGTGCTTCTTATTGCCACTGCTCAGGATCCAGATCATCATCACTATCCTCTCGCTTTTGCTGTAGTAGACGGTGAGAAAAATGCAAGTTGGAGTGGTAAGAGTGGATGAATCATGTTACTGTGATGGTTCATACGAAACGTACAACTAGTTAAACTAGTACAACTATTAGTAACTTGCACCAATATTTATACTGGTATAACTAGTGTTAATGTGATAATTCACAGGAAACATACAAATAATTAAACTGGTACAACTATTAGCAACTTGTACAATATGTATATTGGTACAACTAGTGTTACTCTGATGGTTGATACGAAACGTACAACTCGTAGAACTAATACATCTATTACTAACATATACAATAGGTCTACCAGTGGAACTAGTATGACAACTTAAAATAGTATTATTGGTATACTAGTATAATTGTAATATCAAGTGtaacatgaaaacaaatataagtgGTACAACTAGTACAAATGTCATCACTGCTATGTGTATAACTAGAATAACCGGTACAACTACTAagtggtgatgttgtttatcaTACTTTTCAGGTAACTATGGATAACAACAGACGTGTGGTGGTATATTTTGATCAAGGGGGTAGTTATTCAGATGTGGGAGATGAAGTTCGATGGAAACGGAAAGACCGACATATTTCTACTTTAGTGTTTACAATGAGAAGTGATGAGGAGGTGACTTACTCTCACTTGGTTGATAGAATATGCAGGAAACTGAAGTTTGATGTAGCTTCGACCAGGATTCAGCTGAGTTACTTTCCATTTGGAATGGATGATAAGAGGCCATGTTACATCTTCGATGATGAAgatgttttaacatttttgttgGAAGTCGAAAAAAATCAGGGGCGTATTGTCTTGCACGTCGAGTTCATAGAATCTGGTTTAGAAAATCAGAGTAACGAGATGTTTTCTAGGGATCAGGAAATTCTTAGTGATGCAAGAGCTAATGATGATATGGTCGGTCTTAAGGAGTTGACGATTATTCCTCATATTCGAGAGGATGAGAATGAAAAAAGCGATGAAGTGGATACTGAAAGAGATTATATGGAGAATTTGGCAGTTGTTACACCATCTAAAGCACCAGTTGAGGCACCAGTTGAAGCACCAGTTGTACATTTGGAGTGGGACGACGGTGTTGACATGGCTCTGCACCAAGAATTTGAAACTAAGCATGAAGTGAGAGACTTAGTGGACAAATTTGTGCATAAGAATTGTTTTGAGGTTGATATAGTGACGTATCAGAAGATGCATACTTGCGCTAGGATAACTGCAAGTACAACCAAGAAGGAGAAAAGAGGCACATCAAGCTTGGTCGCATCTGTGCTGCAAGATGATTATCCAGGAAAATACAAGACTCCAGCACCAAAAGATCTCATAGATTTGGTTGAAAACAAACTGGGTGTTAGGGTTTCGTATCCTACGGCTTGGAGAGGAAAATACAAAGCTATATAAATGATCTGTATGGTAATCCAACTGAGAGTTTTGCTAGACTGCCGTCTTACTTGTACATGTTGGAAAGTGTGTTATGTGGGTATTTTTATATGAGTCATGAGTTTCTTACGCATGTTCTTTAATGAAATTGTGAATTGGTTTATATTTCTCTCTCAGGTTGAACATGTGGCGAGGGGAGAGAAGACAGCGGGTGTTTATGATCTTTTTGGAATCTATTTCGTACTtcttttatcataaaatattttaaaatgtatttaggAGATTTCTTATATGATATACATGAAAAACTTATCACATAAATTGATTATCATTGAACCGAGAAACACATtcatattacaaaaaaaaacaattatttatttttgtcaatCAACAAATACAAATTATCCAAAGAAATCATCCCAATAAACTTTACAATTCTTCATATAGTTAATTAAGAAGTCATGGTTCTGTTTTTGTAttaaagaaacataaacaacttgaagagaaTAATGAAGccaataaatatatgaaatcaCTGTAACCTTACCCAAATACCTTCACTTGGTACGTTTTCATTCACCACAAACATCATATAATAACCAGGCGGTGCGATACTAGCCGATCTTGGAGTCTTCACTTGAACCTCATAGTTCTTCGACTTACCAAACAAAGCACCAAAAAAGGAACTTGTTTTCTTAACTCTAACATTATCTAAAACCAAAAGCCTTTGGTTCATGGAAAACGAATGTGTCGTGAACGATGGAAACACCATCGTCACTTTAACTGGACCCTTGACTCCTCCAGCAACCTTAAATTTCACCTTCAAGTTCATCCCATACGTAATTGTCGACTGCGAGTTAGGAGACTGAATCTTTGGACGAAGTCTCGCAAACTCGGGTTCTAGGTAAGCCGGAGAGAAAGCTTCCAAGCTTAACTCGGTCGGGAAAAGCACTCCAGTGAAGTTGTAAAACCCGTGAGGGTTACTTCCTCCGACAAGAACCCTCCCATCACGTAGAAGAATCGCCGTAGAGTGATACATTCTCGGTATTGTGTTCGGGTTAAGTGACTCAAACCTCGAGTTAACTGGGTTCTCGGGATGGTACAAGTCAGGTACGAAAACAGGTTCACGACCAAGCTCCCATGCAGCTGATCCAGCAGAACCACCGTTGATAAGCAACACATCTCCGTTAGGTAAAAGCGTCATGTCTCCCATGACTCTAGCCTGTGGCATCTTCTCAACCGTCCATTGAGGATTCTCATCGTTGATCTTGATCCTCGCACACGTGTCAAGAGCTTTCACGAATGTTCTCTTTCTTAACGCGAGGATGAATGATCCTTTTGGTGCACCTCCACACACCAGAACTTCCGCGTCGATCTTGTCGGCTTCAAGATTCATCAACGGTAATAACACGGCTGAGCCAGTGCTCGGATAGCTCCTAGGATCACCACCGGGGATCGTTGGATAAGTTTTCACCACCTTGTTGTTAACATAGTCGAGTAGTATCGCTCGGTTGTTAGCGAATATAAATAGGTTTCCATCGGTGTTGAGAAAAACGTAAGGATAAAGGTTATTCTCTTCTCCTCTATCATTAGTCTCGGCCAAGAACGGCAAGTCGATAACGTTAGGAAATGTCGTTTTGGGGAAGAACTCGTAGCTGAACTGTCTTTGACCTCCGATAATGATTTGTTTACCATCAGGAAGAATATGGTTAGAAGAGTACCATCTCCTCCTTGCTAAGCCATTGTTAATCTCGACCCAGTCACATTCATTGTTATCACAAGGAGTGAAGGTTCTCGCTTTTAACTCGCCGTCCCGGTCTCCACCGGTTTGGACAAGAACTCCGTCCGGTCTAAGAGAACCGGAGGAGCACCATGTGTTGGATTGTACAGTTAATGGACGGATGGTGTTTGATTCAACGTTGTATTCAATGGAGTGAGCTGTGCAGTCGATTTTGGAGACGGCGTCCTGAGGGTTGTTACGGCAGTTACCATTGGGGAGAGAAATGTTCGATGGACCAAAGTTGGTTCGGTCAAACATCACGACACGGTCGTTGGGAAGGAGCTGCATGTGCATAGCGGAGATTCCGACGTCGGAGAGGAGGAGATCCCATTTTCCTCCGGCCGCCAATGTTACGTGACATGTTAAGAGGAGTTGGAGGGATGTTAGCAAGAGAGCATATAATGTTGTGGCTCGTGCTGCCATTTTCAGTTCTTGTTTGATCTTTGTGTATTTTATTGTCGTTGTCTGTGTTGTGATGTAAATGGTTTGTTGTTTCCTCGTTTATATAGTAGTCGATGGGAGTTGGAACATCACTAAACGTTATTCCATATAGTAgtctataaaaataataatacagttattatttgttaaaagtcaaatgtattatttgttagttccagaaaaatattattatcgacatttcaatatttttttgtttttgtttttcttgaaGTACCTGTATCatactgataaaaaaaaaaagtacaggTATCATCCTTctattacatatattattaacaaatcTTAATCAGCAACCGCCGAGAACAAAATAGCATATCGTAGCGCCGATTAAATGTTTTGTGCAAGAATTCATGACAACTAGATTTATTTGcgtatcccctagactatatttgagaagtgatttgtaCATGTGTCATCACTACAGTTATTCTcaacaaaaaatgatgacatggcttaAAAGAAATATGACATGACATCGATATAATGTGACatgtaaaattttctatattaaaatttatgtttttggtaaaaattttaaatatagtaataactatatatgaattcatatttttggcaaagtttcgtaatataataataactaataaattttatatcaaaaatattatttttctacaaGTATCTATTTTGGTAAGATTTAGAAATATGGTAATActaataacttttctatattatcaaaataatataattatatatataaataataagtacgaatttaattttttcatcaatttatgaatcatatttttattatcaaaataagtgtagttctaattatatatttatcaacttatatatgttatttatattaatgtatatatttttagaactaatttaaaataaaagttaactgaataaaatataatatgaataaaataactctttaagtttttagttattattattacaatttaaataaaataaaattaaaaagttaaagtaaacttgaataaataaaactagaaaaattacataatggctaataaattttcaatttaaatactgaaaattgaaattttttttatataaaaatatttttaaaatttttatatctgCGAATGGCGCAAGAAAACTCCTAGTTTTAGTTATAAGCACAAGTAAAACTCAATAGAAATTTAAGGAAGTCTTAGAGCATCCACAACGGTAAACTCATTTCTGGAatccttcaatttttttttttcatcccaactaaaaaagaagtaaaaaagaGCTAATTGTGGACCGCCACATGTGGTAGGGTGATAGCGGAAGTTTTCAAGGCttccaagtcaaatgatagtatagaaaggttgtcgaaccacagagaactagtgatctataacaccaaaaatacacaaactttccTAATCTAAGCAAATAGAAAGATGGATGATGGTAACAAGCTAAGAACCTACTAATAtgaacaaggtgatctcaaatccaatctagaagctagtgcaagaactcaatcaaatgctaaggtggacTTATGGGATTAGGGACTTGattttgggtgactaagatccaagctagagtGGTAAACTATCAATCAAACAATttcttatgcctagacacaacactaagcaagctctatgtctagatgaatacTCATTTGCTAAagtaactcaagcatcaaatctctttggttgaatattactaaagcaatcattatgaacaagtctactagcaatcttagcctatttaacaacaaatctctttggcaaagtagactaaaagcattgatgagttggttcagacatttcatcatacacctttcgggtaggaaatgtctagagatctattttagtatgatcaaaactaaaatagcattaggaaccctcaacaagcaaaaaaaaagtaaatctaACACTAAataccctagatcttcactaatcacccttaatcaccctaacccatgaatctaAAAATATGTCTACTCCCTAATCTCCATGAGAAACCTCAAATCTATGTGAGATTTaaggctaatcatgttaatgattaagaaaaacaagatataagatgaagCAAAATCCTTAGATAATCAAAAGGTTCAATCTTTTACAATATGAAGCAAAGTCTcagagaaaatgagatacattAGGGTTTTTAGGTCTAGAAATATATATAGAGGAGTCCAAAATCGTTCTGGTTTACTCAGATTAAACCGGTCAAACCGGGACTAAACCGGTCAACCAAATAAAATCaggttctttttcttctcttgcGCCCGGGTTACTGAACCCGTTCCCAATCACCCCGGTCCTTTCTTGCTCTTCGATGTGTGAAAATTACGCCCGAGTAGTTCATCCCGGTGGGTTCTACCCGGTCTTGGGCTCTCACCTCCGCCTTGGATCAATTTCGTCTTCTTCTCAGCTTCACCATCTCGTCGGAATCAAGCTAACGTTAAAGCACCGGTGCTCAGCTGCTCGTCATCTCCGCCACGGCTCCAAGTCGGAGTCTTCCTCCACGCAAAGCTTCTTCGTTGCTTCTGGTCACGGGCTTCTCCACCGTGATTCACCTCGGCCTCGAGAACCATCTGTCACCGCCGTAAATCTTCAACCTCCTCGCTACGAGCCGCTGTGGAAGCTCGGGAATCGCCTTCGTGGCTGAGCTTGAGTCGTGGTATCCTCCACCACGGATTCTCAAATCAAAGTCGTCTCCTCTATCGTGCTCAGCTCCACCTCGGTTCTCTTCTCCGGTGAGCTACGTCGTCGGAATCAACCAGGTGACGTCGCGAGAAGAAGAACGACAATGGTGTTCTCAGCCTTATTTGCAAGTCTGGTCCCTGGATTTCTTTCCTCTTCACCTTTGACACCACACCTTTCAGATTTGCACAAAGAACCTCACGAATTGAACAATGGACTTCTGATTGTGCAATTTAGCCCAGCAAATTTTCAGAATAGTCCCCAGACTCTTGATGGTTCTCAAACTGACCACAAACTTTGTAATTTGCAAAGATAACCTTACAATTTCGCCCCAAACTTCCAATCGTGCACTCCAAACCCTGTGATATGCAAATGAACAatctaatgcaatatatactcCTAATATGCAACTCCATGactataataaactaaaatgtgAATCTAAAACTCATTAAAATCATGAAATATCACATGGCCCACAAAACAGTGACGAACCACAACTGAGATGAGTCCTTATTTACGGATTTTTGGATCACTAATCGCACGGAAACCAACAAAAAccaataatttaatatttttctttaggGATTCGATGTTACGGACTCCGTGTTGTGGGTGGTCTTACCTACATAGAAATTGGTGTTAAATTCGGTAAAATCAAACTATAACTGGTACTACCGTATAAactaaatgaattttaattttaagaaacCGCTATAGATATAGTTCAatatattaattgattaaaCCGAATAAAACGAATAATCCGATTGATAAACCTAATAAAACGAATAAACCACTATTGataattaaaatactaatttGATTAGTTTTCACTTTTTCTTAAGTTTAGAATCTTTCGTTGAGAGACATCtgttctaaattttaatttttaataatattatactgatttttttattttactaaaattgtaagaactattttaatttaaaatttttggtagttaaataaaacagaaatttttatatttaaagttatagtaattaaaatatctttatgttttaataaatccgattaatttatttacataaactaaaattgacaaaatttataaaaaatcaataaatatagttatgttttttggtataaatttaaatataaagtgataatatataaaccgtattaaactaaactatatatgattttaatataatagttaattttgtaaattaaaataagaataaCCGAAAACCGGACCAAAATCCGGATAGATTACTCCTATCGAACATGCAACTCTGAATTATACATTTTTCTCTTACGTTTGAAGTTTGAAAAAATAGTTAAAGAGAACATCTCATCTATTAGAGCAGTTCCAACATGGGATTAGaagaaatatcataaaatttaaagaaaaagagaaaagaagaaaaatgaagaaagagacTTTTAGATTACCAATTGTTAACGTTTATCTTCACATGTCTTGTTTTCAATGCATATTACTTACCGagacttttaaaatttaatctttgattttattattattattttgaatttttagaaCCTCATTCAAAGAGACTGAACGATAATGTTGCTCTTAGAATATGactttattttatctattgataaaaaatgtcatttaattgctaccaaaataataaaattatatatgccgatgatatttgattataaaatctaaatagaCTTTAATAAATTACACCTAAGAATATGCTAACAAAGTTTCATTGTTTTAGGAATATAAATCTCAGTTTGAATTTACAACGTATATATTTTAGTGATTATGATCTTACTAcaattaaaaaatcttattgcattttataaaataatcaacaTGAATTAACTTCGAATTTTGATAACTAacatattctattaaaatagagtcttATTTTATGTACTGTTTTTAGACTATAAttaaagttgtaatgttccaaCAAAATAGATACCATTAATTAgtattcaatattttaatatgtttgatATTTTCATATGGCAAATCAAAACAATAACCGAAACCATATCTAAAAAAATTCCCACCTAATCTGTGTTTTTGGAACACATTCTTGTGTATAAGATATACACGAACATTACAATTATTTTAAGGTGAATTGGTTGATTATCCTAAAACCcgataaaattaagaaaatacatatgATGTGACAAGTTTGTATCTATGGAAAAAAGTATTATGATGTGGGATTTAGGGCATAGATTTAATTATGGTATAAGCTGGTAAGAAATGCAATTTCTCATTATTTTACTACTGGCTTAATACGTACACAAACTATaccttattttatatttaatatattaaatgaaattagTTCACTACTAATTTTGTACATTGggataatttaattaaatttatataatgtaTTAGAGGTACTAGGCATACacataaacatttaaaaataaatagcaatgtAAATGTGTCCATCTATCCTATATATTAAGAATTTAAATAGCAATACACCtatattaacataaactaatactttagttttttagcaaaaaaaaaaactaatacttTAGTATAGTCATGTTAGATATAGAAATAGTAAATGTGTCCATCTATTCCATATATTAAGTAATTGTCACCATGTTAAACTTAGCTATTTCCGACTGTTTAGCTAAGTCTACGAGGACTTTTCATAGATATTTTTGTTACATTGGTTATTCTATTTTAGTCTGGGCCACTTCAAATTtaagtaatagaatagccgtttgaaTTGAAGTCAACAAGAAAAAATTAAGTATGGACAACATAtctcttagtttttttttgtattccaTGTACAGtaaattatttaactaatattttatagGATATTAAGATATGTTATAAAGTATATAGGGCAAGATAAACCACTCAAGAAACTAAATTATTCCATGAATGTAATTTGTACAAAAAACTAATGTCAAAATTGATATGGTGAAAATCATAAACATCATATAAATGACAACAATATACCTTATTAAACCAATACATATAACGCTAAatgttaaactatatatttaataatttaatcagttacaaattttatttatcttttttttttgtattaaccAGGGGGTGATCTCAAAGGCTTTCTAGGCCCAAAGACTAATCCCCTGAAACCGACGGCAATCCACGTATATTTGCGGTTTAACGCTAGCCCTGGTGGCCAAGCGGAATCGAACCCAGGACGGAAACTCCAGCcgacaaattttatttatcattacaaatatgaaatatagcGTTGCTTTGACGCAAATTATGACCTAGtatattcttataattttttgcaTCGTATTATATAATCGACTGATATTACATTTTTCTAGGATTCACTTTACTAATTTTGACACCAAAGATATTATATTAGGAATTCATATAAAACAAACCTAAAATctgtataatatatttagagCTATAATATTATGTGTTCCTATGATTTAGCTACAGCtcttttaacaaaataattttattaacctttcaaatgaaaaactattttttctcaaataaatagttaattttaaactgg is a genomic window containing:
- the LOC108811243 gene encoding aldehyde oxidase GLOX-like, which produces MAARATTLYALLLTSLQLLLTCHVTLAAGGKWDLLLSDVGISAMHMQLLPNDRVVMFDRTNFGPSNISLPNGNCRNNPQDAVSKIDCTAHSIEYNVESNTIRPLTVQSNTWCSSGSLRPDGVLVQTGGDRDGELKARTFTPCDNNECDWVEINNGLARRRWYSSNHILPDGKQIIIGGQRQFSYEFFPKTTFPNVIDLPFLAETNDRGEENNLYPYVFLNTDGNLFIFANNRAILLDYVNNKVVKTYPTIPGGDPRSYPSTGSAVLLPLMNLEADKIDAEVLVCGGAPKGSFILALRKRTFVKALDTCARIKINDENPQWTVEKMPQARVMGDMTLLPNGDVLLINGGSAGSAAWELGREPVFVPDLYHPENPVNSRFESLNPNTIPRMYHSTAILLRDGRVLVGGSNPHGFYNFTGVLFPTELSLEAFSPAYLEPEFARLRPKIQSPNSQSTITYGMNLKVKFKVAGGVKGPVKVTMVFPSFTTHSFSMNQRLLVLDNVRVKKTSSFFGALFGKSKNYEVQVKTPRSASIAPPGYYMMFVVNENVPSEGIWVRLQ
- the LOC130495775 gene encoding uncharacterized protein LOC130495775, which encodes MALHQEFETKHEVRDLVDKSVHKNCFEVDIVKSTPQLYLLKCRGVGCKWYLRAAKLKNSDFFSIRTYQKMHTCARITASTTKKGKRGTPSLVASVLQDDYPGKYKTPAPKDLIDLVENKLGVRVSYPTAWRGKYKAMNDLHGNPTESFARLPSYLYMLERLNPDIVTRLAVDEKNQFKYVFFALGACIEGLKSMRKVIIMDGTYLKGVYKGVLLIATAQDPDHHHYPLAFAVVDGEKNASWSGKSG